Genomic window (Candidatus Eisenbacteria bacterium):
AGAAGCCCAGGGCGGTGAAGTCGGAGTCGGGCAGCCAGGTTCGCGACCCGCCCGGCCCTCGGGTGGCCAGCCGGTTGTGCCCTCCGTCGCGCACGCCCACGGTGGCCTCGAAGCTCTGGAGGTAGGTGCCACTATCGCCCAGGGGAGTGAGGCCGTATTCGGCGAAGCGCGCCGCGATCCACGCCGCGGCCGCCGCGCAGCCGGGGTCCCCCGTGCGGCGGCCCGCGAAGTCCTCCGAAGCCAGCCGGCGCACGGATTTCAGGATCTGCGCGGAGTCGGGCTGCGGGAAGTCCTCGCTCATGGAGAGCGCGGTGGAGCCCGCGGCGGGCGGGCGGGGAGCGGCGAGACTGGCGCCGGCCGTCAGCGCGACGGCCAGCAGCGCGATGCCGAGAGTGCGGCGCATCCGGGTGCCCTCCGAACAGGATGGTGCGGCTAGCGCCGCAGGATCGGCGCGTACGTTTCCAGCGGTCCCGGGCCTTCCGCCCGGAAGGATTTGCCGTCCAGGATAGCATGAACACGGTAGTGGCCGCGCAGCTGCACGAACGCGTGCGAGGCGGCCGCCAGGCTGGCCAGCGAGAGATCCCGATCAACGGGCATGGGCGTGGCCACCGCGCTGCGCACCTCGATGTCCATGCTCAGCGTGTCGCGCTCGCCGGAGGTGGCGCGCAGGCGCACGAAGTCCGGGCGGGCCGTGGTGCCCATCGGCGTCGGCACGCGCACCCGGCCCGGCACCACCTCGACGCTCTCCGGGCGGAACAGCCCGATCATGCCCGTGGGCCCGAAGAGCACCGCAAAGCCCGGCTGGCGCTGTCCGGCCTCGGTGATCTGTCCGTAGACCAGCGAGAGCGTGTCGCTCGCGAACTTGCCCCAGTTCCACGACACGTTGCGCCACACGCCCCAGTTGTGGTCGTGGTAGCCGCGGGCGTCCGCGAAGCGCCACGCGCCGCCGCGGCCGCGGATTTCTCCGGTGGCCGTGCCGCGCACGAACGGCACCGAGTAGCCGGTGACGAATCCGGAGTCGCCGCGCATCTCCCCGGTGGTGAATCCCTGGCCCGGGCCCGGGGTGAAGACCACTTCCCCGCGGGCCTTCGGGGTGCGGAAGCTCACGCGGTAGCGCCGGCCCTCGAGCGTGACCCGCGCCGCGCCGAGGTCGAGATCGGGGCTCGCCAGCGACGGCCGCACCCGCGCACCGGGCACCGGCACCGCGGAGCGCTCGACGCGCCCCGTGGAATCCCCCAGTTGCACCGACGCCAGGCCCATGGCGCGCCCGCTGCGCCAGTCCCCCAGCGCCTGGAATGAGAGATACGCGAACCGGCCGCTGGCGGGCTCGAACACCTCGAAGTAGTGCCACTCCACCCAGCGGCGCTCCAACGCCCGCTCCGGCGGAGCGTGGAAGCGGTCCATGTCGGCCAGCGCTTCGGCGGGCGTGGGGTCGAGCAGGCGGCGGTCCTCCGGGGAATCGGCGAACGAATCGGGCCAGGACCAGCCCGGCAGCACCTCCCGCTCGCGAGAGGGCACCGTGCCGATGGCCAGCACCGGCGTGATCCTCCCGCGGGCCTCGAGATACAACTGGCCGCCCACGATGCGCGGCGACACCGCGGCGATGTGCGGCGCCACCCGCGGACTGGTGAGCACGCTGCGGGTGATGAAGCGCAGCCCGCCGATCTTGTAGAAGAGCGCGGTGGCTCCGCCCACCTTGAGCGCCTCGACGTCAATGCCCGCGGGCAGCAGGATCACGTCCCCGCCACCCAGCAGGTCCTTGTCGCGGGCCTCGCGCAGCACCGCCTCGCCCACCGAGAGCAGCGTCGCCACCACGCTCACCCCGATCGCGTAGCCCAGCAGGAACAGCGCGGTGCGGCGCGGCCGCTCGAGGAGGCTGCGGAAGAGGAGCTTCAGCACGGCGCCACCGGTCCGCGCGAGTGGCGGACGGCAGGCACCGCGGGCGTCGGCGCTCCGGCGCGCGGGATGGACCTCACCCCGCCTCCCGCCCGTCGCGGAGCTTCACCACCCGGTCCGCCAACGCGGAGATCTCGGGGTTGTGCGTCACCACCACCACAGCGGTGCCGTCATGCGCCAGCTTGCGCAGCAGCGTTCCGATCTGCTCGCTGTTGGCGGCATCCAGCTCGCCGGTGGGCTCGTCGCCCAGGAGCACCTCCGGGCGGTTGGCCAGGGCACGGGCCACCGCCACGCGCTGCATCTCTCCGCCGGAGAGGTGAGCGGGCCGGTGACGGCCGCGCTCCTCCAGGCCCACGTAGCGCAGTAACTCGCGTGCCCGCTCCAGGCGGGCGGCGGAGCGCATCCCCGCCTCCATCATGGGCAGCCACACGTTTTCCTCGGCGGTCAGCATGGGCAGCAGGTAGAACCTCTGGAACACGAACCCGACGCGCCGCAGCCGCAGTTCCGAGCGTTCTGAATCACTCAGCGCGGAGACCTTGCGTCCATCCAGGAACACCTCGCCCGAGGTGGGCTGGTCCACCAGGCCCAGCAGGTGCAGCAAGGTGGACTTGCCGCATCCGGACGGGCCGGTCACGGCCACGAACTCGCCGCGCGCCACGGTGAGCGACACGTCGCGCAGGGCGTGCACGGTTCCCCCGGGCGCGGGGTAGTCGCGAGCCAGGTGGCGGGCCTCCAGGAGCGGAACGGCACCCGCGCGGGCGGGGGAATCGTTCACGTCACGGCCTCGTGCAGCGTGGCGGAGATCGGCAGGCGCGCCACGCGCGTCATGGGAACCAGCGCCCCCAGCACCCCGGCCAGGAACAGCAGGGCCACGGTCTGCCACGTGGCCGCGGGGGTGGCGACGAAGAAGTGCAGGTCCGCCGGAAGGCCCGGACCGCTCAGCAACAGCCGGTCGAGGAATCGCGAGGTGACCAGTCCCAACACCAGTCCCGAGGGCACGCTCACAGCCACGAACAGCAGGCTCTCGGCGAGCAGCATCCACACCAGCCGCACGGGACGGATCCCCAGAGCGCGCAGCACCGCCATCTCCCCCAGCCGGTCGTTGAGGGACAGCACCAGCAGCGTGGAGATGAGCAGCCACGCCACCGCGAAGCTCAGCGCACCCAGGATGGCGGAGAACTGCGTGAAGTAGCTGAGCTGTCCGTGCACCCTCCGCACCAGGTCGTCCACCCGGTACACCTCCGCCTCCGGCAGCCGGGCGCGCAGGTCGCGCGCCACGGCGTCGGCGTCCGAGGCGCGCCGCAGGTTCACCGTGACCAGCGAGAGCGGGTCCTCCTCGCGCGCGCCGCGCAGGTCCAGCGCCACGTTCATGGGCACGATGCAACTGTTCTGGTGCGAGGTGTCGAAGCGGAAGTCCCCCAGCGCCGCCACGGGCAGCCGCGCCGTGCGCGCGGCGCGCTGCACCTCGGAGTCCCGCGGGCCGGACACCTCCACCGTGTCCCCGACACCGACCCCCAGTTGCGCGGCCAGATGCCGGTTCAACAGCACCGAGGTGCGCGCGGTCACGGAGTCGGCCCGGCCGGCCCGCACCCGGAACAGCTCGGGGGTGACACCCGTGGCGGCGGTGGCGAATGTCGAGACCGGCTCCCCCCGGAGGGCGCCCGCCCGGCGCATGTAGAGCGTGGTGCCGAAGAACCCCAGCGTCTTCTCCACGCGCGGATCGGAGCGCACCACGGCCAGCACCCGCGTGCCGTCCCGCAGCACGGCACCGGCCGAGAACGGCAGCACGCCGCGGGGCGTGAGACGCAGGTCGAAGTTCATCTCCTTGAGGATGGAGTGGAAGCTGGCCTCCAGCCCGCCCGAGAGCATCACCATGTCGTAGAGCAGCGCGCCGCTCACCGAGATGCCCAGCCACAGCAGCAGCGTGCGCGAGCGGCTGCGGACCAGGTTGCGCACGGCCAGGAAGCCGATCACGGGCAGGCCCCGCGGGGTCTGGAAAGGGCGACCGTCGCCTCGAACATGGGGGTCAACATCGTCACCTTCCCAGCAACTTCAGCGGCGGCACGCGCACCACGCGCAGCGCCACCACCAGCCCGGCGGCCAGCCCGAAGCCCACGCCCAGCAGCACCGATTCCCACGCCACCAGGGGGGTGAGCGCGGCGAACACCAGCGTGGTGTCATAGAAGCGCTGATAGTACGCGTTGAGCGCCGCCACAGTGACACGCCCCAGCACCAGCCCCACGGCGCTGCCGACCAGCGAGATGCCCAGCGCCTCGGCGCACAGGAACAGCACCAGGCTGCGCCGGTGCACCCCGATCAGGCGCAGCGCGCCCAGCTCGCGGCGCCGCTCCTCCGCCTTGAACACCAGGATGGCCAGCAGGAACACCGCACCCGCCACCAGCGTGATGATGCTGATCGCGCGGTGGAACAGCGAGATGACCTCGAAGGTCTGCGTGGTGCGGCGGGCGAGCTCCTCGCTGGTGTAGGCGCGGTATCCGGTTCCGAGGCTGTTCAGCCGGTCGCGGACCAGGCCCGCGTCCGCCGGCGTGCGGGTCTTGAGGATGATCTCGTCCACGTCGTCGGGCCGGTCCTGCACCGCGGCCAGGTCGCTCAGGCGCATCTTCACCCAGAGCGTGCCGCGACCCACGTCCACGGGATCCGCCTTGAGCGGCATGATGCCGGCGACGCGCGCCAGCCTCGCGTCGCGGAGGCCCGGGTCGGGGCTCACGCGCACCACGTCGCCCACGCGCAGGCCGGAGGCGCGCGCCGCGCGCTGGCTGACCAGGATGGGCGGGAGGGGATCGGCGACTGGGGCGACCGCGGCCCGGTCGGCGGCGGGTGTGGCGGCCGGCCGTGCGGCGGCGACTGCCGCGGGGGCGCCCGCGGCGGGAACGGCCCACGCGAGACACAGCGCCAGGGCCGCGAGCGCCGGCGCGGCCGGCGATACGGCTGGCGGCGTGGCCGGCGCGAGATGAGTTGCCGGGGAAATCGATCGCGGCGCGGGGGTCATCGTCTCAGCGATAGGCCGGGATCCCGGTGACGGCCTCACCCAGGATCAGGGTATGGATGCTGTGCGTGCCCTCGTAGGTCTTCACCGACTCGAGGTTGCACATGTGGCGCATCACCGGGTATTCGGCCGTGATGCCGTTGGCGCCCAGGATGTCCCTCGCGGCGCGCGCGATATCCAGGGCGGCCGCCACGTTGTTGCGCTTGGCCATCGAGACCTGCGCGAAGCTCTCGCGGCCCTGTTCCTTGAGCCTCCCCAGCTGCAGGCACAGCAGCTGGCCCTTGGTGATCTCGGTCACCATGTCGGCAAGCTTCGCCTGCACCAGCTGGAAGCCGCCGATGGGACGGTCGAACTGCACCCGGGTCTTCGAGTAGTCCACCGCCGCCGCGAAGCACGCCATCGCCGAGCCCAGTGCGCCCCATGCGATGCCGTAGCGCGCCTGGGACAGGCAGCCCAGCGCCGCACGCAACCCCTTCGCCCCCGGCAGCACGTTTTCCCGCGGCACCAGGCAGTCCTGGAACACCAGCTCGGAGGTCACCGAGGCGCGCAGCGAGTGCTTGCGCTTCTGCTCCGGCGCGCTGAAGCCCGGCGTGCCCTTCTCCACCAGGAAGCCCTGGACGTGATCGCCCTCGGTCTTGGCCCACACCACCGCCACGTCGGCGACGGTACCGTTTGTGATCCACATCTTGGCGCCGTTCAGCAGCCAGCCCTCGCGCGTCTCGCGGGCGCGCGTGACCATGCCGGCCGGATTCGAGCCGAAGTCCGGCTCGGTGAGGCCGAAGCAACCGATCAGCTCTCCGCGCGCCATGCGCGGAAGGTACTTCCGGCGCTGCTCCTCGGTGCCGTAGGCGAAGATGGGATACATCACCAGGGCGCCCTGCACCGAGGCGAAGCTGCGCAGCCCGCTGTCGCCGCGCTCCAGTTCCTGCATGGCCAGCCCGTAGGCCACCGCACCCAGGCCCGCGCAGTCGTACTCCGCCGGCAGCGTGGCGCCGAACAGGCCCAGCGCGGCCATCTCCCCCACCAGCTCGGCCGGGAAGGTGGCCGCCTCGTAGTGGGCCTCGATGATGGGGGTCACCCGGTCCTCGACGAACTGGCGGACCGAGTCGCGGACCATCCGCTCCTCCTCGGTGAGGAGCGAGTCCATGTCGTAGAAGTCGCTGCCGGTGAACGCGGGCATGATGTCTCCGGTGGTTGGGCGGCCGGCACGGTGCGGGGCAGGATGAGGGTCGCGAACCGCCCCAGTATAGGGGATGCGCGAATGCCGGGGTAGCAGTGGCGGGCGCGCCCGGTTCCCGGCACACATGCGAAGGGCCCCGCGGTGCTCCGCGGGGCCCGCTCGCGGGATCGGGGATCGTGGACTAGTGATACAGCCGGCGGACCTGACCCCAGGTGCTGTTCCGCACGGGCGTGGTCACCTGGAAGATCCGGCCGGTCAGCGCCTGCTCGTAGCTCGCCGGGATGCACGCGTACGAGCTGGTGGTGCTGCCGCCGAACTGCCACGAGCCGCGCCGCCCCGGCGGCAGCTCGAACAGGTGCGTGCCGCTGTCCCAGTTCACCATGCCCTGGAACGTGCCCACGCCGTAGCTGTCGGCGTGGATGTCGAAGGTGGTCGAGTACTGGGTGAAATGGCCGCGCAGATAGACCGCGCCGTTGTTGTACACCCCGTCCGGGTTCGTGGTCGGACAGAAATAGTACGTCGGACGGGCATCCTGGGCCGGGTCCTCGTAGATGGAGAACGTCGAGCCGATGACCGAGTAGGTGGTGTAGTACACGGAGTCCCGCAGCACGGAGCCCTGTGAGGTCAGGCCCAGGATCTCCCAGGTGTACTCGTTGGCCACGAAGTTCGAGGTCAGCGGAGCATACAGGGCCGTCACCAGCCCTCGGCCGTTGATCACGGTGCCGGCGATGTTCGGGTTGGTGTTGCGGGTGAAGCCCTCGAAGTGGGCTTCTTCCTGGGCCAGCACCGGCGCAGCCACAACGAGTGCCAGCAGCAGGATCAGAAACAGGGTGGCGGTACGCAGCATGGGGGCCTCCCTTCGGGAGTCTCAAGGCTCGTGCGTTCGGGGCCGCGACCTCGCGTGCGCAACCCCTCCTTCCGTGTTCCACACGGTGGAATCTGCTGGACGGTCCAACTCGACCCCGGCGCCGGGGGATCCCGTGGGGAGCAAGCGGCGTTGGGGAAGCGCCGCGGTGCGGGATCGGACCCGTCACCCATCGCCCACATCGTGGGAGCCATTCCTCGCGTCGCGCGTGGCACCCGGGGCCGCTCGGACCCACGGGGTGCCGGGTCCAGCGCAATCAGCATGATAGCGCACGCGATGGGAAATTGCAAGTAAAAGTCATCAATAGCAAGTATTATATTATTCCGTGGGTTAGGGCATCTTGACCCCGAATGGGGAGCAGATGGGGATCCCAGGGAGCCGCGGGGGAAGAAAACGGGTCCCGCGGCGGCAGCCGCGGGACCCGGAGGTCCGAAATTCGTGGGATCCGGATGCTACTGGTACAGGCGACGGACCTGGCCCCACGTGGTCTTGCTGACCGGCGTGGTGAGCTGGAAGATGCGACCCGTCATCTGCTGGTCATAGGTCGGCGGGATGCAGGCATAGCTGCTGACCGTGCTTCCGCCGAAGGTCCAGGCACCGCGCCGGGCCGGCGGGAGATCGCCGATGTGCGATCCGGTGTCCCAGTTCAGCTGCGCGGTGAACGTGCCCTGGCCGTAGACGTCATAGTGAATGTCGAACGTGGTCCTGAACGAAGTGAAGTGACCCCGCAGGTAGAGCACGCCGTTGTTGAACGCGGCGTCCGGCGCGGTGGACGGGCAGTTGTAGAAGCCCGCGCTGGCGTCGAAGCTGGGGTCTTCGTAGATGCTGAACGACGAGCCCGCCACCGAGTAGGTGGTGGTGTACACCGAGTCCCGCAGCACCGAGCCCAGCGAGGTGAGTCCCAGCATTTCCCAGGTGTACTCGTGCGTGGAGAACGCGCTGACCAGCGGCGGATACAGCGCCGTCACCAGGCCGCGGCCGTTGATCACGGTGCCGGGCAGGCTCGGGTTGGTGAACCGGGTGTAGCCCTCGTAGTGTGCCTCTTCCTGGGCGAACGCGGCCATCGGGGCCATGAGCGCCACCACGAGCAGTGCCGCAATAGTGACAAACTTCCTCATCCGAACCTCCGGTAATCTAAGCAGAGGGTGCTGCCGCACTGCGCCAGCCCAAGGCCGGCGCCGCCTGACTACCCCCCACAAAGGTAGCCCCATCTTCTTCGTGATCCTTCGGGAGTCGCTCTCCGGCCTTGCGGCCGAATCAGTCCCTTGGATGCACAATTCTGACCGAGGGGTGCCAATAACAATGCTGGTCCGCCCAGGGGGGAACTCAAGGCGTCGGATCAGACTGCACGATAACCAAGGTAATTCTTCTGAGCAATACGACTTAAGTATACTCAGCGCGCCCGTTCTGTCAAGGGGGAAAAGTCGCCGATCAACCCTCGGGCGCGAATCGCTAACTCATAGCAATTTCGTGCTTTGACAACCTGATCCACCTTGGTTGACGTCTCTCATCCGAACTGCACTAAATCTAATGGATTTCTTCTCGCTTGTCAATTGGGTTTCGCGGGGGATTGGAGAAGGGACCAGGGGATCGGTCCTCGGGCGGCGGGCCGTCCGCCCGATGTCGGCCTGGCGATCCGCTCCGCCTTGCGGCCCGGCCGGGGGCCTCTTTCCGGCCTCAGGCGCAGATCGAAAGCGTCGCCGTGTCCGCTTCCAGGTCGGCGCGCTCCACCTCGTCCGAATCGAGCGACGCGGCCGGGGCGTGCGGAGCCTCCGCCTGGCGCACCGGGCAGACGTGACCGCGTACCGGCCCGGCGAGAGCCCCGACCGCGAAGGTGCGGGCAGCTTCGAGCCGGGCGTCGAGGGCGCCGCGGTCCGCTCCCAGGCGTCGTTCCGCCCGCAGCCACGGCCCCAGGAGCGCGGGCAGCGCCAGGGGAACGTCCCCCGGGCCGGGGGCGCCCGGCGGCTCCACCACACGGATGCCCGCGGGGGTCCAGAGCAGTTCGCGCGCGCTACCGAGCACGCCTTTCTCCTCCGCGGGATCCAGGAACGGAAACGGCGCGTCGAGCGCCAGCAGGCCCGCGGCGGTGAGCCTGGCATCGGGGCCCGCTCCCAGGCGTTCGGTCAGCGCGGCGCGCAGCGGATCGTAGTGGGCCCGCGCGGCGCTCGCGGCCATTTCCACCGCGTGTCCCAGGGCCCCCGCGTCCGCTTCCTGTTCCAGGAGGGGCGCCCATGCGGCCATGGCGCGCAGCGCGGCATGACGCGCGGATGCCAGGCGAAGGGAGCCGGCCCCGGAAGGCCCGGGCTCCGGGGCCGCCACACCGCGGGCCAGCCGCATCCACGATGGCCACAGTTCCGAGCGCACGAATCCCAGGTCACCCGCCACCTGCGCGAAATGGTGACCCGCGAGCACCCACTCCCAGGAGGGCTCGTCGGCGCCGGAGCGCTTTGAATCCGCGGGCCCGCGCACGGCCGCCGCGGGGTCCGCCCCCGCGCGCAGCACCTCCCGGGCCTCGTCCAGCATCCCGAAGGCCAGCAGCGTCCCCGGCAGCGACCGCCATACCGCGCCAGGATCCGGGGGACCATCGGCGGGCAGGCGGTCAAGGAGGGCGAAGCC
Coding sequences:
- a CDS encoding ABC transporter ATP-binding protein; this encodes MRDVSLTVARGEFVAVTGPSGCGKSTLLHLLGLVDQPTSGEVFLDGRKVSALSDSERSELRLRRVGFVFQRFYLLPMLTAEENVWLPMMEAGMRSAARLERARELLRYVGLEERGRHRPAHLSGGEMQRVAVARALANRPEVLLGDEPTGELDAANSEQIGTLLRKLAHDGTAVVVVTHNPEISALADRVVKLRDGREAG
- a CDS encoding FtsX-like permease family protein, which gives rise to MIGFLAVRNLVRSRSRTLLLWLGISVSGALLYDMVMLSGGLEASFHSILKEMNFDLRLTPRGVLPFSAGAVLRDGTRVLAVVRSDPRVEKTLGFFGTTLYMRRAGALRGEPVSTFATAATGVTPELFRVRAGRADSVTARTSVLLNRHLAAQLGVGVGDTVEVSGPRDSEVQRAARTARLPVAALGDFRFDTSHQNSCIVPMNVALDLRGAREEDPLSLVTVNLRRASDADAVARDLRARLPEAEVYRVDDLVRRVHGQLSYFTQFSAILGALSFAVAWLLISTLLVLSLNDRLGEMAVLRALGIRPVRLVWMLLAESLLFVAVSVPSGLVLGLVTSRFLDRLLLSGPGLPADLHFFVATPAATWQTVALLFLAGVLGALVPMTRVARLPISATLHEAVT
- a CDS encoding ABC transporter permease, which encodes MTPAPRSISPATHLAPATPPAVSPAAPALAALALCLAWAVPAAGAPAAVAAARPAATPAADRAAVAPVADPLPPILVSQRAARASGLRVGDVVRVSPDPGLRDARLARVAGIMPLKADPVDVGRGTLWVKMRLSDLAAVQDRPDDVDEIILKTRTPADAGLVRDRLNSLGTGYRAYTSEELARRTTQTFEVISLFHRAISIITLVAGAVFLLAILVFKAEERRRELGALRLIGVHRRSLVLFLCAEALGISLVGSAVGLVLGRVTVAALNAYYQRFYDTTLVFAALTPLVAWESVLLGVGFGLAAGLVVALRVVRVPPLKLLGR
- a CDS encoding acyl-CoA dehydrogenase family protein gives rise to the protein MPAFTGSDFYDMDSLLTEEERMVRDSVRQFVEDRVTPIIEAHYEAATFPAELVGEMAALGLFGATLPAEYDCAGLGAVAYGLAMQELERGDSGLRSFASVQGALVMYPIFAYGTEEQRRKYLPRMARGELIGCFGLTEPDFGSNPAGMVTRARETREGWLLNGAKMWITNGTVADVAVVWAKTEGDHVQGFLVEKGTPGFSAPEQKRKHSLRASVTSELVFQDCLVPRENVLPGAKGLRAALGCLSQARYGIAWGALGSAMACFAAAVDYSKTRVQFDRPIGGFQLVQAKLADMVTEITKGQLLCLQLGRLKEQGRESFAQVSMAKRNNVAAALDIARAARDILGANGITAEYPVMRHMCNLESVKTYEGTHSIHTLILGEAVTGIPAYR
- a CDS encoding glycogen debranching enzyme N-terminal domain-containing protein, producing the protein MDTFLVPDGRGGCGQLAQAGCPIRPWHRVYAPAAGEGTSLAWASPGLGLEMDGREMWLPEDEAGLAISAARFGGFDEDPLPRWRWRVGETLIEAILAPQHGEPAVALRVCVSGARPGTRLLFRPAFTPWGPVAGQPAAGAPPAVTGELPVAAPEPAMGIVAGEAPGSLQAWRTGDRARFEVLHPEAKRVRGPAWDRRHHGSGWWFRPGGLALALPPGESTRDFRVGLDCAAPAEAAEILETGARRIAAVPRAPGLDSPAAGALSRALDRYRIRPRGRGFALLDRLPADGPPDPGAVWRSLPGTLLAFGMLDEAREVLRAGADPAAAVRGPADSKRSGADEPSWEWVLAGHHFAQVAGDLGFVRSELWPSWMRLARGVAAPEPGPSGAGSLRLASARHAALRAMAAWAPLLEQEADAGALGHAVEMAASAARAHYDPLRAALTERLGAGPDARLTAAGLLALDAPFPFLDPAEEKGVLGSARELLWTPAGIRVVEPPGAPGPGDVPLALPALLGPWLRAERRLGADRGALDARLEAARTFAVGALAGPVRGHVCPVRQAEAPHAPAASLDSDEVERADLEADTATLSICA